The Suncus etruscus isolate mSunEtr1 chromosome 14, mSunEtr1.pri.cur, whole genome shotgun sequence genome contains a region encoding:
- the IRF1 gene encoding interferon regulatory factor 1 — MPITRMRMRPWLEMQINSNQIPGLTWINKEKMIFQIPWKHAAKHGWDINKDACLFRKWAIHTGRYKVGEKETDPKTWKANFRCAMNSLPDIEEVKDQSRNKGTSAVRVYRMLPPLTKNQRKERKSKSCRDAKSKAKRKSCGDSSPDAFSDGLSSSTLPDDHSSYTVPGYLGQDLEVERALTPELPSCVGCLLPDWQVPMNIMPDSTSDLYNFQVSPMPSSSEVATDEDEEGKLPEDIMKLLESEWQPTDVDGKGFLLNEPGIQPVSDLSCKEETEVDSPGGDLGMYRVFTDLKNMDSSSWLETLSVCTDNMITPVRLTSSISSIQAIPCAP; from the exons ATGCCCATCACTCGGATGCGCATGAGACCCTGGCTAGAGATGCAGATTAATTCCAACCAAATTCCTGGGCTGACATGGATTAATAAA GAGAAGATGATCTTCCAGATACCGTGGAAGCACGCTGCCAAGCATGGCTGGGACATCAACAAGGATGCCTGTCTGTTTCGGAAGTGGGCCATTCATACAG GCCGGTACAAAGTAGGAGAAAAGGAGACAGATCCCAAGACATGGAAGGCCAACTTCCGCTGTGCCATGAACTCTCTGCCCGACATTGAGGAGGTGAAGGACCAAAGTAGGAACAAGGGCACTTCTGCTGTGAGGGTGTACCGGATGCTCCCACCCCTCACCAAGAACCAGAGGAAGG AGAGAAAGTCCAAGTCCTGTCGAGACGCTAAGAGCAAGGCCAAGAGAAAG TCCTGTGGGGATTCCAGCCCCGATGCCTTCTCTGATGGACTCAGCAGCTCCACCCTGCCCGATGACCACAGCAGCTACACAGTTCCGGGCTATCTGGGGCAGGACTTGGAGGTGGAGCGGGCCCTTACTCCAG AGCtgccatcctgtgttggctgccttCTCCCAGATTGGCAAGTACCCATGAACATTATGCCAGACAGCACCAGCGACTTGTATAACTTCCAGGTGTCCCCCATGCCTTCGTCCTCTGAAG tggCCACAGATGAGGATGAGGAAGGGAAATTGCCTGAGGATATCATGAAG CTCTTGGAGTCAGAGTGGCAGCCGACAGACGTGGATGGGAAGGGATTTCTGCTCAACGAACCAGGCATCCAGCCCGTCTCTGACCTCAGCTGCAAGGAGGAGACTGAAGTtgacagccctgggg GAGATCTGGGGATGTATCGGGTTTTCACAGATCTGAAGAATATGGACTCCAGCAGCTGGCTGGAGACACTGTCAGTGTGCACAGACAACATGATCACCCCAGTCAGGCTGACCTCTTCCATCTCTTCCATCCAGGCCATTCCCTGTGCACCGTAG